The following coding sequences are from one Achromobacter sp. B7 window:
- a CDS encoding phosphoglycerate kinase, with the protein MSKVNTLSALAKSGALSGKRVFIRADLNVPFDDAGRISEDTRIRASVPGIRLALDAGAAVMVTSHLGRPKEGVLTDADSLAKVGQRLSELLGMPVQLVRDWVDGVQVDHGQVVLLENCRVNVGEKKDDEALAKKMAALCDVYVNDAFGTAHRAEATTHGIARFAPVACAGPLLEAELDALGRALHEHKRPLVAIVGGSKVSTKLSILQSLADKVDQLVVGGGIANTFLLAAGLPIGKSLAEPDQVEQARAVIDMMKQRGAAVPIPVDVVCAKAFGADAEATVKAATDVADDDMILDIGPQTAAQLAEILKKAGTIVWNGPVGVFEFDQFANGTEVVARAIAESDGFSIAGGGDTLAAIAKYGIGEQVGYISTGGGAFLEFLEGKTLPVVAVLEARAAE; encoded by the coding sequence ATGTCCAAGGTCAATACCCTGTCCGCGCTGGCCAAGTCCGGCGCCCTGTCCGGCAAGCGTGTGTTCATCCGCGCCGACTTGAACGTGCCGTTCGATGACGCCGGCCGCATTTCCGAAGACACGCGCATCCGTGCATCCGTGCCTGGCATCCGCCTGGCGCTGGACGCCGGCGCCGCCGTGATGGTTACGTCCCACCTGGGCCGCCCGAAAGAAGGCGTGCTGACCGACGCCGATTCGCTCGCCAAGGTCGGCCAGCGCCTGTCCGAATTGCTAGGCATGCCCGTGCAGTTGGTGCGCGATTGGGTCGACGGCGTTCAGGTCGATCACGGCCAGGTCGTGCTGCTGGAAAACTGCCGCGTGAACGTCGGCGAAAAGAAAGATGACGAAGCGCTGGCCAAGAAGATGGCCGCGTTGTGCGACGTGTACGTCAACGACGCATTCGGCACCGCCCACCGCGCCGAAGCCACCACCCACGGCATCGCGCGCTTTGCGCCCGTGGCCTGCGCCGGCCCCTTGCTGGAAGCCGAGCTTGACGCCCTGGGCCGTGCGCTGCACGAACACAAGCGCCCGCTGGTCGCCATCGTGGGCGGCTCGAAGGTGTCGACCAAGCTGTCGATCCTGCAATCGCTGGCCGACAAGGTTGATCAGTTGGTCGTGGGCGGCGGTATCGCCAACACCTTCCTGCTGGCTGCCGGCCTGCCCATCGGCAAGTCGCTGGCGGAACCCGACCAGGTTGAGCAGGCGCGCGCCGTGATCGACATGATGAAGCAGCGCGGCGCGGCCGTGCCGATTCCGGTGGACGTGGTGTGCGCCAAGGCATTCGGCGCGGACGCCGAAGCCACCGTCAAGGCGGCCACCGACGTGGCCGATGACGACATGATTCTGGACATCGGCCCGCAGACCGCGGCGCAGCTGGCCGAGATCCTGAAGAAGGCCGGCACCATCGTGTGGAACGGTCCGGTGGGCGTGTTTGAATTCGACCAGTTCGCCAACGGCACCGAAGTGGTAGCGCGCGCAATCGCGGAATCGGACGGCTTTTCGATCGCCGGCGGCGGCGACACGCTGGCTGCCATCGCCAAGTACGGCATCGGCGAACAAGTCGGCTACATCTCGACGGGCGGCGGCGCGTTCCTGGAATTCCTGGAAGGCAAGACCCTGCCTGTCGTGGCCGTGCTGGAAGCGCGCGCGGCGGAGTAA
- the gap gene encoding type I glyceraldehyde-3-phosphate dehydrogenase translates to MTIRVAINGYGRIGRNILRAHYEGGKKHDIEIVAINDLGDPKTNAHLTRYDTAHGKFPGTVEVDGDFMVVNGDKIRVLANRNPAELPWGDLKVDVVLECTGFFTTKEKAGAHIKGGAKKVIISAPGGKDVDATIVFGVNHGVLKSTDTVISNASCTTNCLAPLVKPLNDKLGLENGLMTTVHAYTNDQVLTDVYHEDLRRARSATMSMIPTKTGAAAAVGLVLPELNGKLDGYAIRVPTINVSLVDLSFVASRDTTAEEVNSILKAASEGELKGILDYNTEPLVSVDYNHNPASSTVDASLTKVSGRLVKVSSWYDNEWGFSNRMLDTTVALMSAK, encoded by the coding sequence ATGACTATTCGCGTCGCCATCAACGGTTACGGTCGCATCGGCCGCAACATCCTGCGTGCCCACTACGAAGGTGGCAAGAAGCACGATATCGAAATCGTCGCCATCAACGACCTGGGTGATCCCAAGACGAACGCGCACCTGACGCGCTACGACACCGCCCACGGCAAGTTCCCGGGCACCGTCGAAGTCGACGGCGACTTCATGGTCGTCAACGGCGACAAGATCCGCGTGCTGGCCAACCGCAACCCGGCTGAACTGCCCTGGGGCGACCTGAAGGTTGACGTCGTGCTGGAATGCACGGGCTTCTTCACGACCAAGGAAAAGGCCGGCGCGCACATCAAGGGCGGCGCCAAGAAAGTCATCATCTCGGCCCCGGGCGGCAAGGATGTGGACGCCACCATCGTGTTCGGTGTGAACCACGGCGTGCTCAAGTCGACCGACACGGTCATCTCGAACGCATCGTGCACCACCAACTGCCTGGCCCCGCTGGTCAAGCCGCTGAACGACAAGCTGGGCCTGGAAAACGGCCTGATGACGACCGTTCACGCCTACACCAACGACCAGGTCCTGACCGACGTCTACCACGAAGACCTGCGCCGCGCGCGTTCGGCCACGATGAGCATGATCCCCACGAAGACCGGCGCTGCCGCCGCCGTGGGCCTGGTGCTGCCGGAACTGAACGGCAAGCTGGACGGCTACGCCATCCGCGTCCCGACCATCAACGTGTCGCTGGTCGACCTGTCGTTCGTGGCCAGCCGCGACACGACCGCCGAAGAAGTGAACAGCATCCTGAAGGCCGCGTCGGAAGGCGAGCTCAAGGGCATTCTGGACTACAACACCGAGCCCCTGGTTTCGGTGGACTACAACCACAACCCGGCCTCCAGCACCGTTGACGCGTCGCTGACCAAGGTCTCGGGCCGCCTGGTCAAGGTCTCGTCCTGGTACGACAACGAGTGGGGCTTCTCGAACCGCATGCTCGACACCACCGTCGCGCTGATGTCGGCCAAGTAA
- the tkt gene encoding transketolase: MSNPTAPKLALADAIRALAMDAVQQANSGHPGAPMGMAEIAQALWTGNLRHNPKDPAWANRDRFVLSNGHGSMLIYALLHLTGYDLSIDELKNFRQLHSKTPGHPEVGITPGVETTTGPLGQGLGNAVGMALAEALLAAEFNKPGHTIVDHHTYAFTGDGCLMEGISHEVCSLAGTLKLSKLVVLYDDNGISIDGHVEHWFADDTAKRFEGYGWNVIRGVDGHDVAAVDAAIKAARSQSEKPTLVICRTVIGKGSPNMAGTHNVHGAPLGKDEIAATRAALGWSSEPFQIPQDVYDGWDGRKSGAAAQAEWQTAFDAYSAAFPAEAAEFTRRMKGEMPEGYADQFKAFLALTLEKAETVATRKASQFAIAALAPLLPEMLGGSADLTGSNFTDWKGVGAVRAGDKGIQFGRHINYGVREFGMAAIMNGVALHGGYLPFGGTFLTFSDYSRNAIRMAALMKQRVVHVFTHDSIGLGEDGPTHQSIEHAASLRLIPNLSLWRPCDTAETAVAWNAAVTRPTSIGMDVHEGGPTALLLSRQNLPFVPRDAATVDAIARGGYVLRDAEGARAVIIATGSEVAIALDAQAQLAKEGIAVRVVSMPSTDVFDKQDAAWKQSVLPKGLPRVAVEAGVTAFWHKYVGLEGAVVGIDRYGESAPAGALFKFFGLTADKVAETVKQVL, translated from the coding sequence ATGAGCAATCCGACCGCCCCTAAACTTGCCTTGGCGGATGCCATCCGCGCCCTGGCGATGGATGCAGTGCAACAAGCGAACTCCGGGCATCCGGGTGCTCCCATGGGCATGGCGGAAATCGCCCAGGCCTTGTGGACGGGCAACCTGCGCCACAACCCGAAGGATCCCGCCTGGGCCAACCGCGACCGCTTCGTGCTGTCCAACGGCCACGGCTCGATGCTGATCTACGCGCTGCTGCACCTGACGGGTTACGACCTGTCGATCGACGAACTCAAGAATTTCCGCCAGCTGCATTCCAAGACGCCGGGTCACCCCGAAGTGGGCATCACCCCGGGCGTGGAAACGACCACCGGCCCGTTGGGCCAGGGCCTGGGCAATGCCGTGGGCATGGCGCTGGCCGAAGCGCTGCTGGCCGCTGAATTCAACAAGCCCGGCCACACCATCGTCGACCACCACACCTACGCCTTCACCGGCGACGGCTGCCTGATGGAAGGCATCTCGCACGAGGTGTGCTCGCTGGCTGGCACGCTCAAGCTGTCCAAGCTGGTCGTGCTGTATGACGATAACGGCATCTCGATCGACGGCCACGTTGAACACTGGTTTGCCGACGACACCGCCAAGCGCTTCGAAGGCTACGGCTGGAACGTGATCCGGGGCGTTGACGGCCACGACGTCGCCGCCGTGGACGCCGCCATCAAGGCCGCGCGTTCGCAGTCGGAAAAGCCCACGCTGGTGATCTGCCGCACCGTCATCGGCAAGGGTTCGCCCAACATGGCCGGCACGCACAACGTGCACGGCGCGCCGCTGGGCAAGGACGAAATCGCCGCCACGCGCGCCGCGCTGGGCTGGTCGTCGGAACCGTTCCAGATTCCGCAAGACGTGTATGACGGCTGGGATGGCCGCAAGTCGGGCGCCGCGGCCCAAGCCGAATGGCAGACCGCGTTTGACGCCTACAGCGCCGCGTTCCCCGCCGAAGCCGCTGAATTCACGCGCCGCATGAAGGGCGAAATGCCTGAGGGTTATGCCGACCAGTTCAAGGCTTTCCTGGCCTTAACGCTGGAAAAGGCCGAAACCGTCGCCACCCGCAAGGCTTCGCAATTCGCGATCGCCGCGCTGGCGCCGTTGCTGCCCGAAATGCTGGGCGGTTCCGCCGACCTGACCGGTTCCAACTTTACCGACTGGAAGGGCGTGGGCGCCGTTCGCGCCGGCGACAAGGGCATTCAGTTCGGCCGTCACATCAACTACGGCGTGCGCGAATTCGGCATGGCCGCCATCATGAACGGCGTGGCGCTGCACGGCGGCTACCTGCCCTTCGGCGGCACGTTCCTGACGTTCTCGGACTACTCGCGCAACGCCATCCGCATGGCCGCGCTGATGAAGCAGCGCGTGGTGCACGTGTTCACGCACGATTCGATCGGCCTGGGCGAAGACGGCCCGACCCACCAATCCATCGAACACGCTGCCAGCCTGCGCCTGATCCCCAACCTGTCGTTGTGGCGCCCTTGCGATACGGCTGAAACCGCCGTGGCCTGGAACGCCGCCGTGACGCGCCCGACCAGCATCGGCATGGACGTGCACGAGGGCGGCCCGACCGCGCTGCTGCTGTCGCGCCAGAACCTGCCGTTCGTGCCCCGTGATGCCGCCACCGTGGACGCTATCGCCCGCGGCGGCTACGTGTTGCGCGATGCCGAAGGCGCCCGCGCCGTCATCATCGCCACCGGCTCCGAAGTGGCCATTGCGCTGGACGCGCAGGCGCAGCTGGCCAAGGAAGGCATCGCCGTGCGCGTGGTTTCCATGCCCAGCACCGACGTGTTCGACAAGCAGGACGCCGCCTGGAAGCAATCCGTGCTGCCCAAGGGCCTGCCGCGCGTGGCTGTCGAAGCCGGCGTGACCGCGTTCTGGCACAAGTACGTGGGCCTGGAAGGCGCCGTGGTCGGCATCGACCGCTACGGTGAATCCGCCCCGGCCGGCGCATTGTTCAAGTTCTTCGGGCTGACCGCCGACAAGGTGGCCGAGACCGTCAAACAGGTTTTGTAA
- a CDS encoding 16S rRNA (uracil(1498)-N(3))-methyltransferase produces the protein MSAPRFFCDIALSAGTRIALPDALAHHALRVLRLKAGETVVLFNGQGGEYPAVLEVDGKAGYATLGDFNPREAELAGRITLVQGLPSGDKMDWVVEKAVELGAARVSPIAAQRSVLQLSGPRLDKRVAHWQRIAQSAGEQCGRNRLMAVDAPQTLADWLAQPADGLRLLCHPEAGDDLAGKLRATPGLQALTLLVGPEGGWSDKELELARQAGVQAVRFGPRVLRTETAGLALLAAVSALMSW, from the coding sequence ATGTCCGCCCCCCGCTTCTTCTGCGACATCGCCCTTTCCGCCGGTACCCGTATCGCCTTGCCCGACGCCCTGGCGCACCACGCGCTGCGCGTGCTGCGCTTGAAAGCGGGCGAAACCGTTGTGCTGTTCAACGGCCAGGGCGGCGAATACCCGGCCGTGCTTGAAGTGGACGGCAAGGCGGGCTACGCCACGCTGGGCGACTTCAACCCGCGCGAAGCCGAGCTTGCCGGGCGCATCACGCTTGTGCAGGGTCTGCCGTCCGGCGACAAGATGGATTGGGTGGTGGAAAAAGCGGTTGAGCTGGGCGCCGCCCGCGTCAGCCCCATTGCCGCGCAACGCAGCGTGTTGCAGTTATCGGGCCCTCGGCTGGACAAGCGCGTGGCGCATTGGCAGCGCATTGCGCAATCGGCCGGCGAACAATGCGGCCGCAACCGCTTGATGGCGGTGGATGCGCCGCAAACGCTTGCCGATTGGCTGGCCCAGCCGGCGGACGGCCTGCGGCTGCTGTGTCACCCGGAAGCCGGCGACGATCTGGCCGGCAAGCTGCGCGCCACGCCGGGCTTGCAGGCGTTGACCTTGCTGGTCGGCCCCGAAGGCGGCTGGTCAGACAAAGAACTGGAACTGGCCCGCCAGGCCGGCGTCCAGGCGGTTCGCTTCGGCCCGCGCGTGCTGCGCACCGAAACGGCCGGGCTGGCGCTGCTGGCGGCGGTCAGCGCGTTGATGAGCTGGTAG
- a CDS encoding barstar family protein has protein sequence MTRNGQSTLQKQLLRGGALPHEGLDKKAVVDASHELGLSLFVANCDPARSRSAVLRAIVKAVDFPEYFGGNLDALYDCLCDTVLDHKTGVVLWLYRLHSGDPVLEEDAAKIETVCSDAADFARENGRIFAFVIEHAGRHPDPEPGIAAAPYGEND, from the coding sequence ATGACGCGCAATGGCCAATCTACGTTGCAGAAGCAGCTTCTGCGCGGGGGAGCGCTGCCTCATGAGGGGCTGGACAAGAAGGCCGTCGTGGACGCCTCGCACGAGCTTGGCTTGTCCTTGTTCGTTGCCAACTGTGACCCCGCCCGCAGTCGTTCAGCGGTGCTTCGCGCCATCGTCAAGGCGGTGGATTTCCCCGAGTACTTCGGCGGCAACCTGGATGCGCTGTACGACTGCCTGTGCGACACGGTCCTGGACCACAAGACGGGCGTGGTGTTGTGGCTGTACCGCCTGCACTCCGGCGACCCGGTGCTGGAAGAAGACGCCGCAAAAATTGAAACCGTGTGTTCGGACGCTGCCGACTTTGCACGTGAAAACGGCCGCATCTTTGCGTTTGTGATCGAACACGCGGGCCGCCACCCCGACCCGGAACCCGGCATCGCCGCAGCGCCCTATGGCGAAAACGATTAA
- a CDS encoding patatin-like phospholipase family protein — translation MSTRHVEVSPAGPACPRTPTGLVLTGGGARAAYQVGVLSAIMDLLDPDWHSRFQNPFDIICGTSAGAINAAALACRADRPHLGVRRIRRLWSSLNTDMIYRADAPGLIRTGVRWLGLLALGWMYSGLTRKRPQSLLDNSPMEALLGRVLNFDHLRGNLERGSLSALAITASGYTSGEHLTFYQAHTPIEPWHRYLRLAIPTPIGIDHLMASSSIPFVFPARQVPVHGKGEWCGDGSMRQLAPISPAIHLGAHRVLVIGTGFRDDTHPENREDSPPYPSLAQVGGHALSSIFLDGLSVDVERLERINYLMDHATPEGAQINVRRIQVLTITPSQSLDTMALEHLDDMPAQARALFRVLGVSSDPGRPGGGALMSYLLFESSYTKRLIELGYADTMQRNEEVIAFFKEAQA, via the coding sequence ATGTCAACACGCCACGTTGAAGTGAGTCCCGCCGGTCCGGCGTGCCCACGCACGCCGACCGGTCTGGTCCTGACGGGTGGGGGCGCGCGGGCCGCGTACCAGGTGGGCGTGCTAAGCGCCATCATGGACTTGCTGGACCCCGACTGGCATTCGCGCTTTCAGAATCCCTTCGACATCATCTGCGGCACCTCGGCGGGGGCCATCAACGCCGCTGCGCTGGCGTGCCGCGCCGATCGCCCGCACCTGGGTGTGCGCCGTATCCGCCGCTTGTGGTCGTCGCTGAACACCGACATGATTTACCGCGCCGACGCGCCCGGCCTGATTCGCACGGGCGTGCGTTGGCTGGGGTTGCTGGCGCTGGGCTGGATGTATTCGGGCCTGACGCGCAAGCGGCCGCAGTCACTGCTGGACAACAGCCCCATGGAGGCGCTGCTGGGCCGCGTGCTGAACTTCGACCACCTGCGCGGCAACCTCGAGCGCGGGTCGCTGTCGGCGCTGGCGATCACGGCGTCGGGCTATACCAGCGGCGAGCACCTCACGTTCTACCAGGCGCACACGCCCATCGAACCCTGGCATCGCTACTTGCGGCTGGCCATACCCACGCCTATCGGCATCGACCATCTGATGGCCTCGTCGTCCATCCCGTTCGTGTTTCCCGCGCGCCAGGTGCCGGTGCACGGCAAGGGTGAATGGTGCGGCGACGGGTCCATGCGGCAACTGGCGCCGATCAGCCCCGCCATACACCTGGGCGCCCATCGCGTGCTGGTGATCGGCACGGGCTTTCGGGATGACACCCATCCCGAGAACCGGGAAGATTCTCCGCCCTATCCGTCGCTGGCCCAGGTGGGCGGGCATGCGCTGTCCAGCATTTTCCTGGACGGCCTGTCGGTGGACGTCGAGCGCCTGGAACGCATCAACTACCTGATGGACCACGCGACGCCGGAGGGCGCGCAGATCAACGTGCGCCGCATCCAGGTGCTGACCATCACCCCCAGCCAGTCGCTGGATACGATGGCGCTTGAGCACTTGGATGACATGCCCGCGCAAGCCCGTGCTCTTTTCCGCGTACTCGGTGTATCGTCCGACCCAGGCCGTCCTGGCGGCGGTGCGCTGATGTCGTATCTGCTATTCGAATCCAGCTACACCAAGCGATTGATCGAACTGGGTTATGCCGATACGATGCAGCGTAACGAAGAAGTGATCGCCTTTTTCAAGGAGGCTCAGGCATGA
- a CDS encoding NADP-dependent malic enzyme, with product MDANLRKAALEYHEHGRPGKISVTPTKQLTNQRDLALAYSPGVAAACEEIVADPANVFRYTARGNLVGVITNGTAVLGLGNIGALASKPVMEGKAVLFKKFAGLDVFDIEINETDPDKLVEIIAGLEATFGGINLEDIKAPECFTVERKLRERMKIPVFHDDQHGTAITVSAAFINGLKVVGKDIKKVKVVTSGAGAAALACLDLMVDLGLPLENIWVTDIEGVVYEGRVELMDPDKARFAQKTDARKLAEVIQDADVFLGLSAGGVLKPEMVAAMGTRPLILALANPTPEILPELAHSVRDDVVMATGRSDYPNQVNNVLCFPYIFRGALDVGATTITREMEKAAVYAIAQLAQEEQNEVVAAAYGTFDISFGAEYLIPKPFDPRLIVRIAPAVAKAAMEGGVATRPLADLEAYEEQLQQFVYHSGAFMKPLFSAAKRIVREGGPARIVFAEGEDERVLRAVQVVVDEGLARPILVGRPSVLLTRIEKLGLRLRLGEDVEVTNPEYDERFHQYWTTYWERMCRRGITKEMARVEMRRRMTLIGAMMVHLGDADGMVCGSVGAYHDHLRFVDEVIGRRPGHNVYAAMNILLLNERTVVLVDTHVNDEPTAEQIAEFTIAAANEMRRMYLAPKVALLSRSNFGSGSSASGAKMRRALEIVREKEPELEIDGEMHGDCALDEALRMRILPSSTLKGEANLLVCPNVDSGNIAYNLLKTAAGGNVAVGPFLLGCNAPVHILTSSSTVRRIVNMTAMTVVDVNTPR from the coding sequence ATGGATGCCAACCTTCGCAAAGCCGCCCTTGAATATCACGAGCACGGTCGCCCCGGAAAAATCTCGGTCACCCCGACCAAGCAGCTGACCAACCAACGCGATCTGGCGTTGGCGTATTCGCCCGGCGTGGCGGCGGCCTGTGAAGAAATCGTGGCGGATCCGGCCAATGTGTTTCGCTACACCGCGCGCGGCAACCTGGTGGGCGTGATCACCAACGGCACAGCCGTGCTGGGCCTGGGCAACATCGGCGCGCTGGCTTCCAAGCCCGTCATGGAAGGCAAGGCGGTGCTGTTCAAGAAGTTTGCCGGCCTGGATGTGTTCGACATCGAAATCAATGAAACCGACCCGGACAAGCTGGTCGAGATCATTGCCGGGCTGGAAGCCACTTTCGGCGGCATCAACCTGGAAGACATCAAGGCGCCGGAATGCTTCACCGTCGAGCGCAAGCTGCGCGAGCGCATGAAGATTCCCGTGTTCCACGACGACCAGCACGGCACCGCCATCACGGTATCGGCCGCGTTCATCAACGGCTTGAAGGTCGTGGGCAAGGACATCAAGAAGGTCAAGGTCGTGACCTCGGGCGCGGGCGCTGCTGCCCTGGCGTGCCTGGATTTGATGGTGGACCTGGGCCTGCCGCTGGAAAACATCTGGGTCACCGACATTGAAGGCGTGGTCTACGAAGGCCGTGTCGAACTCATGGACCCGGACAAGGCGCGTTTCGCGCAAAAGACCGATGCCCGCAAGCTGGCTGAAGTGATTCAGGACGCCGACGTGTTCCTGGGCCTGTCCGCCGGTGGCGTGCTCAAGCCCGAGATGGTTGCGGCCATGGGCACGCGTCCGCTGATCCTGGCGCTGGCCAATCCCACGCCGGAAATCCTGCCCGAACTGGCGCATTCCGTTCGCGATGACGTGGTCATGGCCACGGGCCGTTCCGACTACCCGAACCAGGTCAACAACGTTCTGTGCTTCCCGTACATTTTCCGGGGCGCGCTGGACGTGGGCGCCACCACCATCACGCGTGAAATGGAAAAGGCGGCGGTCTACGCCATTGCCCAGCTGGCCCAGGAAGAACAGAACGAAGTCGTGGCCGCGGCCTACGGCACGTTCGATATCTCTTTTGGCGCGGAATACCTGATCCCCAAGCCGTTCGACCCGCGTTTGATCGTGCGTATCGCGCCGGCCGTGGCCAAGGCCGCCATGGAAGGCGGTGTGGCCACGCGCCCGCTGGCCGACCTGGAAGCCTACGAAGAACAGTTGCAGCAGTTCGTGTACCACTCGGGCGCGTTCATGAAGCCGCTGTTCTCGGCCGCCAAGCGCATCGTGCGCGAAGGCGGCCCGGCGCGCATCGTGTTCGCGGAAGGCGAAGACGAACGCGTGCTGCGCGCGGTGCAGGTCGTGGTTGACGAAGGCCTGGCCCGCCCCATCCTGGTGGGCCGCCCATCGGTGCTGCTGACCCGTATCGAAAAGCTGGGGCTGCGCCTGCGCCTGGGTGAAGACGTTGAAGTGACCAACCCGGAATACGACGAACGCTTCCATCAGTACTGGACGACGTACTGGGAACGCATGTGCCGGCGCGGCATCACCAAGGAAATGGCGCGCGTGGAAATGCGCCGCCGCATGACCTTGATCGGCGCGATGATGGTGCACCTGGGCGATGCCGACGGCATGGTCTGCGGCTCGGTGGGCGCCTACCACGATCACCTGCGGTTCGTGGACGAAGTGATCGGCCGGCGCCCGGGCCATAACGTGTATGCCGCGATGAACATCCTGCTGCTCAACGAGCGCACGGTGGTGTTGGTGGACACGCACGTCAACGACGAACCCACGGCCGAGCAGATCGCCGAATTCACTATCGCGGCCGCCAACGAAATGCGCCGTATGTACCTGGCTCCCAAGGTGGCGCTGCTGTCGCGATCAAATTTCGGATCGGGCAGTTCCGCGTCGGGCGCCAAGATGCGTCGCGCGCTTGAAATCGTGCGCGAAAAAGAGCCCGAGCTTGAAATCGACGGCGAAATGCACGGCGATTGCGCGCTGGACGAAGCGCTGCGCATGCGCATCCTGCCGTCGTCCACGCTCAAAGGCGAGGCCAACCTGCTGGTGTGCCCGAACGTGGATTCGGGCAACATCGCCTACAACCTGCTCAAGACGGCCGCGGGCGGCAACGTGGCGGTTGGCCCGTTCCTGCTGGGCTGCAACGCGCCGGTGCACATCCTGACCTCAAGCTCGACCGTGCGCCGCATTGTGAACATGACCGCGATGACTGTGGTCGATGTCAACACGCCACGTTGA
- a CDS encoding FAD-binding protein, giving the protein MQPSRRAFLLGRRPAQTPWAAFMQRLKLLCQGQVVDLGENGPGGAQAILTPARDGDVAHARALCAEYRVVMALEGATGPYAASSAPRLRIDPSRLAGLARLAGDTPRWRAQPGVPMAALAQAGLRQFAGFPDAMTLAEWLAAPAPWPAGCCAASGVLGVDVMLADGVEETLGPFGEADVQPLRSATVQALVPALFQLASGGDAFATNDGYHWLGRYRLDALKPQAPATVNLAHLLLGHGGTLAWVQSVTLIDVPPSSKPQPEPQPEPQPGAHVPSPATPGLATFRLDARVKTLFDPAGRFPLFLPNET; this is encoded by the coding sequence ATGCAGCCATCCCGGCGCGCTTTCCTGCTTGGCAGGCGGCCCGCGCAAACGCCATGGGCCGCTTTCATGCAGCGGCTGAAGCTGCTTTGCCAAGGCCAGGTTGTTGATCTGGGCGAGAACGGCCCGGGTGGCGCGCAAGCCATTCTGACGCCCGCGCGTGACGGCGACGTGGCGCACGCCCGCGCGCTGTGCGCCGAATATCGCGTCGTGATGGCGCTGGAGGGCGCAACGGGGCCTTACGCGGCGAGCAGCGCACCGCGTTTGCGTATCGACCCGTCGCGGTTGGCGGGCTTGGCGCGCTTGGCCGGCGACACCCCCCGCTGGCGCGCGCAGCCCGGCGTGCCGATGGCCGCGCTGGCCCAGGCCGGGCTGCGGCAGTTCGCCGGTTTTCCTGACGCCATGACCTTGGCCGAATGGCTGGCCGCACCGGCGCCGTGGCCCGCGGGTTGCTGCGCGGCCTCGGGCGTGCTCGGGGTGGACGTGATGCTGGCCGACGGCGTTGAGGAAACCTTGGGGCCGTTTGGCGAGGCCGACGTGCAGCCCCTGCGATCGGCCACCGTGCAGGCCCTGGTGCCCGCGCTGTTCCAGCTGGCCTCGGGCGGCGATGCGTTCGCAACGAACGACGGCTATCACTGGCTGGGCCGCTATCGGCTGGACGCCCTGAAGCCGCAGGCGCCGGCCACGGTGAACCTGGCGCATTTGCTGTTGGGGCATGGCGGTACGCTGGCCTGGGTGCAAAGCGTCACGCTGATTGATGTGCCGCCCTCTAGCAAGCCCCAGCCCGAGCCCCAGCCCGAGCCGCAGCCGGGCGCCCATGTGCCGTCCCCGGCAACCCCCGGCTTGGCGACGTTTCGGCTGGACGCCCGCGTCAAGACGCTGTTCGATCCCGCGGGTCGATTTCCCTTATTCCTGCCCAATGAAACCTGA